In the Enterococcus saigonensis genome, one interval contains:
- a CDS encoding tyrosine-type recombinase/integrase — protein MPTYTQYQKSNGANLWRVTGYLGVNPETKKQVNINKGGFLTQKAAKAYYRQVSYDILKNGFQNHKDATFKEIYELWLETYELTVKESSFVKLKQKFDTHILPTFGEKEIQKIQVSDVQKFANAMREKNTQFKEYVSNVSRIFEFAIKQGYLSENPAKKIVMPRKKKNLQEKEINFYTKDELKKLLKYARNNEPFQIYTFFFLLANTGCRQGEILGLQWDCINFEEKVLTIKQTLTRGKNRRQYLEEPKTKKSRRKIPLTDETICILKKWRLIQKEECLKLGVNIFDGKQFIFCDEKGEPIQLSHPRLWLHRISKRAGIPKLSPHALRHTFATILIGQGINFKTVSELLGHSSVSMTLDTYAGVYQEEKIDSINLLANALS, from the coding sequence ATGCCAACATACACACAGTATCAAAAAAGCAATGGAGCAAATTTATGGAGAGTCACGGGATATCTTGGAGTAAATCCCGAGACAAAGAAGCAAGTTAACATTAATAAAGGAGGCTTTCTCACTCAGAAAGCTGCTAAAGCTTATTATCGTCAAGTTTCGTATGACATTTTAAAAAATGGGTTTCAAAATCACAAAGATGCAACATTTAAGGAAATCTACGAATTATGGTTAGAAACATACGAACTCACTGTAAAAGAATCGAGCTTTGTAAAACTTAAGCAAAAATTTGACACTCATATTTTGCCAACTTTTGGAGAGAAAGAAATCCAAAAGATCCAAGTATCTGATGTTCAAAAGTTTGCCAATGCCATGCGAGAAAAGAACACTCAATTTAAGGAATATGTTTCAAACGTCTCACGAATTTTTGAATTTGCTATTAAGCAAGGCTATTTATCTGAAAATCCAGCAAAGAAGATTGTCATGCCGAGAAAGAAAAAGAACCTTCAAGAAAAGGAAATAAACTTTTATACCAAAGACGAGCTTAAAAAGTTATTGAAGTATGCAAGAAACAATGAACCTTTTCAAATCTATACATTCTTTTTCTTGCTTGCGAATACAGGTTGTAGACAAGGTGAGATTTTGGGTTTGCAATGGGATTGCATTAATTTTGAGGAAAAAGTACTTACCATAAAACAGACTTTGACTCGTGGGAAGAACAGAAGGCAATATCTTGAGGAACCAAAAACTAAAAAGTCTAGAAGAAAAATCCCGTTAACTGATGAGACGATTTGTATCTTGAAAAAGTGGCGTCTAATTCAGAAAGAGGAGTGTCTAAAATTAGGTGTCAATATCTTTGATGGGAAACAGTTTATCTTTTGTGATGAAAAAGGTGAACCTATCCAACTATCACATCCGAGACTTTGGTTACACAGAATCTCAAAGCGTGCTGGAATTCCTAAACTAAGTCCTCACGCACTTCGACACACTTTCGCAACCATTCTAATTGGACAAGGTATTAATTTTAAAACCGTTTCAGAGCTGCTAGGGCACTCTAGTGTTTCAATGACGTTGGATACCTATGCAGGAGTTTATCAAGAAGAGAAAATAGATTCAATCAATCTCTTAGCGAACGCTCTAAGCTAA
- a CDS encoding YqeG family HAD IIIA-type phosphatase, with protein sequence MFQEYKPTWMVSAIYQITPEQLKKHGIKAVLTDLDNTLIAWNNPNGTEELRRWLKQMDAAKIPVVVVSNNNYERIAKALEPFGLDFVSRALKPFARGIKAGYEKLGMKKEDVVMVGDQIMTDIRGANRAGVKSILVKPVVATDGWNTRINRFFERKIMKYLQKNNPDMKWQGELND encoded by the coding sequence ATGTTTCAGGAATATAAACCAACGTGGATGGTTTCGGCCATCTATCAAATTACACCGGAACAATTAAAAAAGCACGGCATTAAAGCTGTTTTAACTGACTTGGATAATACTTTAATCGCTTGGAATAATCCTAATGGGACAGAAGAGTTGCGTCGATGGTTAAAGCAAATGGATGCAGCGAAAATTCCTGTTGTTGTGGTTTCTAACAATAATTATGAACGTATTGCAAAAGCACTAGAACCTTTTGGCCTGGATTTTGTTTCTCGAGCTTTAAAACCCTTTGCAAGAGGAATCAAAGCAGGATATGAAAAGTTGGGTATGAAAAAAGAAGATGTCGTCATGGTGGGTGATCAAATTATGACAGATATTCGAGGGGCCAACAGAGCGGGCGTTAAAAGTATTTTGGTGAAGCCGGTTGTGGCAACTGATGGATGGAATACTCGTATCAATCGCTTTTTTGAACGCAAAATCATGAAGTATTTACAAAAAAATAATCCGGATATGAAATGGCAAGGTGAACTAAATGACTGA
- the yqeH gene encoding ribosome biogenesis GTPase YqeH has protein sequence MTETEIIYCIGCGAEIQTQRPGELGYTPQSALDKGLETGEVYCQRCFRLRHYNEIQPVALTDDDFLRLLNELGQKDALIVNVVDIFDFNGSLIPGLHRFVGDNPVLMVGNKVDILPKSLKRGKMTQWMRERAHEMGLRPVDVLLTSAKKPQEMTELLAAIEKYREGRDVYVVGVTNVGKSTLINQIIKQTAGVKDLITTSRFPGTTLDKIEIPLEDGHFLIDTPGIIHREQMAHYLGVQDLKIVAPQKEVKPKVYQLNPEQTLFLGGLARFDFIQGKRSSFVTYVSNDVEIHRTKLANADAFYEKHVGGLLQPPRQDEVTDFPPLQRFEFSIKEKTDIVFAGLGWITITNPCVIAGWAPKGVAVLTRKALI, from the coding sequence ATGACTGAAACTGAAATAATTTATTGTATTGGCTGTGGTGCCGAAATCCAAACACAACGTCCGGGTGAGTTAGGCTATACCCCACAATCAGCTTTGGATAAAGGGCTTGAAACGGGTGAAGTATATTGTCAACGTTGTTTTCGTCTGCGACACTACAATGAGATTCAACCAGTCGCTTTAACTGATGATGATTTTTTACGTTTGTTAAATGAATTAGGACAAAAAGACGCCTTGATTGTAAATGTAGTTGATATTTTTGATTTTAATGGCTCACTTATCCCAGGACTACATCGTTTTGTGGGGGATAATCCGGTTTTAATGGTGGGAAATAAAGTCGATATTTTACCTAAATCATTAAAAAGAGGAAAAATGACACAGTGGATGCGGGAAAGAGCGCACGAAATGGGTCTGCGTCCAGTTGATGTCTTGTTAACGAGTGCAAAGAAACCACAAGAGATGACAGAGTTATTAGCGGCAATCGAAAAATATCGTGAAGGACGGGATGTTTATGTTGTCGGTGTGACGAATGTCGGGAAATCAACTTTAATCAATCAAATTATTAAGCAAACTGCTGGCGTCAAAGATTTGATTACAACCTCGCGCTTTCCTGGTACAACTTTGGACAAAATCGAAATTCCATTAGAAGATGGCCACTTTTTGATTGATACACCAGGGATTATTCACCGGGAGCAGATGGCGCATTATTTAGGAGTGCAAGATCTAAAAATCGTTGCACCTCAAAAAGAAGTTAAACCTAAAGTTTATCAACTAAATCCCGAGCAAACTCTCTTTTTGGGTGGGTTGGCACGTTTTGATTTTATTCAAGGAAAACGTAGCTCATTTGTCACTTATGTTTCAAATGATGTAGAAATTCACCGGACTAAATTGGCAAATGCTGATGCTTTTTATGAAAAACATGTGGGGGGCTTGTTACAACCGCCACGTCAAGATGAAGTAACAGATTTTCCACCTTTACAGCGTTTTGAATTTTCAATTAAAGAAAAAACAGATATTGTCTTTGCGGGATTGGGCTGGATTACAATTACTAATCCATGTGTTATCGCTGGCTGGGCGCCTAAGGGTGTTGCGGTCTTAACCAGAAAAGCATTGATTTAG
- the yhbY gene encoding ribosome assembly RNA-binding protein YhbY has translation MELRGKQKRFLRSKAHHLQPIFQIGKGGISGPMIIQIGEALEKRELIKVSLLQNTDEIATEVAQILTEEVNCQVVQIIGRVLVLYRPSSKEKYQRISKEVKAI, from the coding sequence ATGGAATTACGAGGAAAACAAAAACGCTTTTTAAGAAGTAAAGCACATCACCTGCAACCGATTTTTCAAATCGGTAAAGGGGGGATAAGTGGCCCAATGATTATCCAGATTGGTGAAGCATTGGAAAAACGGGAGCTTATCAAAGTTTCGTTACTACAAAATACAGATGAAATTGCAACGGAAGTCGCCCAAATTTTGACAGAAGAAGTCAACTGTCAAGTCGTTCAAATTATTGGTCGTGTTTTAGTCTTATACCGACCAAGTAGTAAAGAAAAATATCAACGAATTTCAAAAGAAGTAAAAGCAATTTAG